One Granulicella sp. 5B5 DNA window includes the following coding sequences:
- a CDS encoding DoxX family membrane protein: MKYLYLILRILLGLIFVVFGANGLHPFMHAAMPPADSLPGKFMAVMMPTGWLHHVALLEVIGGLLVLYGGTAPLGLVILGPIIVNALLFHILLAGGQGIAPAITAAIFEIVLIYGYREYFAGIFTYKAKTS; this comes from the coding sequence ATGAAATATCTCTATCTCATCCTTCGTATCCTTCTCGGACTTATCTTCGTCGTCTTCGGTGCCAACGGCCTGCATCCGTTCATGCACGCTGCCATGCCGCCCGCGGACTCCCTCCCCGGCAAGTTCATGGCCGTCATGATGCCCACCGGCTGGCTGCACCACGTCGCCCTTCTAGAAGTGATCGGCGGCCTGCTGGTGCTCTACGGCGGCACCGCGCCGCTGGGCCTCGTCATCCTTGGGCCCATCATCGTGAATGCGCTGCTCTTCCACATCCTGCTCGCCGGCGGACAGGGCATCGCGCCCGCGATCACTGCAGCCATCTTCGAAATCGTGCTGATCTACGGCTATCGCGAGTACTTTGCCGGTATCTTCACCTACAAGGCAAAGACCTCGTAG
- a CDS encoding SDR family oxidoreductase has translation MSLLQKQNGVTLSLEGKVALVTGGSRGIGAATVRLFRQAGARVVFSYRSAEAQAKALVAECGGEDVCRAVKQELASIEDGQTLVAAAAAVWGRLDCLVINHGVWPPHDQPIATMPAAQWRGTLGVNLDSVFGLVQAGAAVMQKQAPENGVRGHIVLVASTAAQRGEAFHADYAASKGALLSLTKSLSSELAREGILCNCVAPGWVVTEMSAGTLSDPEASKRALGLIPLGRAADPDEIAGPILFLCTPWAGFISGEIFNVNGGAVLVG, from the coding sequence ATGAGTCTTTTACAGAAACAGAATGGCGTGACGCTCTCACTGGAGGGCAAGGTGGCCCTCGTAACCGGGGGTTCGCGAGGCATTGGGGCCGCGACGGTGCGGTTGTTTCGGCAGGCGGGGGCGCGGGTGGTCTTCAGCTATCGCAGCGCGGAGGCGCAGGCCAAGGCGCTGGTGGCCGAGTGCGGCGGCGAGGACGTTTGCCGCGCCGTGAAGCAGGAGCTGGCGTCGATCGAAGACGGTCAGACGCTGGTCGCGGCGGCGGCGGCTGTCTGGGGAAGGCTGGACTGTCTGGTGATCAACCACGGTGTTTGGCCGCCGCATGATCAGCCGATTGCAACCATGCCCGCGGCGCAGTGGCGCGGCACGCTCGGGGTCAACCTCGATAGCGTGTTTGGGTTGGTGCAGGCGGGTGCCGCGGTGATGCAGAAGCAGGCGCCGGAGAATGGCGTTCGGGGGCACATCGTGCTTGTTGCGTCCACGGCGGCGCAGCGCGGCGAGGCCTTCCATGCGGACTATGCGGCGAGCAAGGGCGCGCTGCTGTCGCTGACCAAGAGCCTGTCGAGCGAGCTGGCGCGTGAGGGCATCCTGTGCAACTGCGTCGCGCCGGGCTGGGTGGTGACGGAGATGTCGGCTGGAACCCTGAGCGACCCGGAAGCGTCCAAAAGAGCATTGGGGTTGATTCCGCTGGGCCGTGCTGCGGACCCGGATGAGATCGCCGGGCCGATCCTGTTCCTGTGTACGCCGTGGGCAGGGTTCATCAGCGGCGAGATCTTCAACGTGAATGGCGGCGCGGTGCTGGTTGGTTAG
- the fabZ gene encoding 3-hydroxyacyl-ACP dehydratase FabZ, translated as MSESTAPAAVETAEPTNAPDPKLLAMDIQQIMALIPHRYPFLLIDRIVEMERKVRLVAIKNVTANEPQFTGHFPDHPIMPGVLTIEAMAQAGAVLLLSEIADRENKLVLFTGIDEAKFRRPVTPGDQLRIEVETIQWSSRMSKMKGTCLVNGKVAAQAIITCQIVPRARKGAEGTTEPAGSGE; from the coding sequence ATGAGTGAATCCACTGCCCCCGCCGCGGTTGAGACCGCAGAACCCACTAATGCTCCCGACCCGAAGCTGCTCGCCATGGACATTCAGCAGATCATGGCGCTGATCCCGCACCGCTATCCGTTCCTGCTGATCGACCGCATCGTCGAGATGGAGCGTAAGGTGCGCCTGGTCGCCATCAAGAATGTGACAGCCAACGAGCCGCAGTTCACCGGCCACTTTCCCGACCATCCGATCATGCCGGGCGTGCTGACGATCGAGGCGATGGCGCAGGCTGGCGCGGTGCTGCTGCTCAGCGAGATCGCCGACCGCGAGAATAAGCTGGTACTGTTTACCGGCATCGACGAGGCGAAGTTCCGCCGCCCGGTGACGCCGGGGGACCAGCTACGGATTGAAGTCGAGACGATCCAGTGGAGTTCCCGGATGTCGAAGATGAAGGGCACTTGTCTGGTGAATGGCAAGGTCGCGGCGCAGGCCATCATCACCTGCCAGATTGTGCCGCGGGCGCGCAAAGGCGCCGAAGGCACAACGGAACCAGCCGGAAGCGGAGAGTAG
- the lpxA gene encoding acyl-ACP--UDP-N-acetylglucosamine O-acyltransferase, which translates to MSIHSSASIHPTAIVSEGAEIAPGCVIGPYCTVGPNVVLNEGCELVSHVVLDGHTTFGKRNKVWSFACLGIAPQDLKYAGEPTRLEVGDENQIREYVTISRGTAGGGGVTKIGSGCLIMAYVHIGHDSVIGNGCILPNGATLAGHVTVEDYATLSANAPVHQFCTIGRYAYIGGGTTITQDVLPYSLTSVERNNHAYGINKVGLARKGFTPEELRELNVAMRLLTSGKRNTTQALEEINDMLESGGGSEHVRYLAEFVKKSERGVVK; encoded by the coding sequence GTGAGTATCCACTCCTCGGCGAGCATCCATCCAACGGCGATTGTGTCCGAAGGCGCGGAGATCGCGCCGGGCTGCGTGATTGGCCCCTACTGCACGGTGGGGCCGAACGTGGTGCTGAATGAGGGCTGCGAACTGGTCTCGCATGTGGTGCTGGACGGCCACACCACGTTTGGCAAGCGCAACAAGGTCTGGTCGTTCGCGTGCCTGGGCATTGCGCCGCAGGACCTGAAGTATGCCGGTGAGCCGACGCGGCTGGAGGTCGGCGATGAGAACCAGATCCGTGAGTACGTCACGATCTCGCGCGGGACGGCGGGCGGTGGCGGTGTAACGAAGATCGGCAGCGGCTGCCTGATTATGGCCTACGTGCACATCGGGCATGATTCCGTGATCGGCAACGGCTGCATTCTGCCGAACGGCGCTACGCTGGCAGGCCATGTCACAGTAGAGGACTACGCCACGTTGAGCGCCAACGCCCCCGTGCACCAGTTCTGCACGATTGGGCGCTATGCGTACATCGGCGGTGGGACGACGATCACGCAGGACGTTCTGCCCTACTCGCTGACCAGCGTAGAGCGCAACAACCATGCCTACGGTATCAACAAGGTGGGCCTGGCGCGCAAGGGCTTTACGCCCGAAGAGCTGCGCGAGCTGAACGTCGCGATGCGCCTGCTGACCAGCGGCAAACGCAACACCACCCAGGCGCTGGAAGAGATCAACGACATGTTGGAGAGCGGCGGGGGCAGTGAGCATGTGCGCTACCTGGCGGAGTTCGTGAAGAAGAGCGAGCGGGGCGTGGTGAAGTAG
- a CDS encoding DUF4160 domain-containing protein has product MPTVLRIGPYRFFFYADERQEPPHIHVVAAEKEAKYWLTPIHLSWNDGFRSGELKSVEDIIEANLELFLEVWHGFFHS; this is encoded by the coding sequence ATGCCTACCGTGTTGAGAATTGGGCCCTACAGGTTCTTCTTTTACGCCGACGAACGACAGGAACCGCCACATATCCATGTGGTAGCTGCCGAAAAGGAAGCCAAGTACTGGCTGACGCCGATACACCTTTCATGGAACGACGGCTTTCGATCCGGCGAGCTCAAGAGCGTTGAAGATATCATTGAAGCGAACCTAGAATTGTTCCTAGAGGTGTGGCATGGCTTCTTCCATTCTTGA
- a CDS encoding DUF2442 domain-containing protein, with protein sequence MASSILDDRLIPVEVEVNEVTIHVRFSGGLQIDAPVSPFPRLANAQPEQRLRWQLNGRGYGIHWPDVDEDISVPGLLKLVGKEYGSALSDVA encoded by the coding sequence ATGGCTTCTTCCATTCTTGATGATCGACTCATCCCGGTTGAGGTCGAGGTTAATGAAGTCACGATTCACGTTCGCTTCAGCGGCGGCCTTCAGATCGATGCCCCTGTCTCACCCTTCCCTCGGCTCGCCAACGCTCAACCTGAACAACGTCTTCGATGGCAACTAAATGGGCGTGGTTACGGCATTCATTGGCCCGATGTTGACGAAGATATATCTGTGCCGGGGCTGTTGAAGCTTGTTGGCAAAGAGTACGGATCTGCACTCTCCGATGTCGCCTAG
- the lpxI gene encoding UDP-2,3-diacylglucosamine diphosphatase LpxI (LpxI, functionally equivalent to LpxH, replaces it in LPS biosynthesis in a minority of bacteria.), whose translation MSPSLGLIAGNGRFPFLLLDAARAHGLRVVVAAIKEETDPEMDARAAADPEHIRVHWLSLGELSKLIETFQREDVTRAVMAGQVKHKQIFSSIRPDWRLAKLLLNLRTRNTDMLLGAIARVLEDEGITLISSTAYLEPMLAPAGVLTQRAPDETERADIEYGLRVARGVAGFDLGQTVVVAAGACVAVEAMEGTDATIARAGALFRTLEDAGDTTLARRLTVVKVAKPNQDMRFDVPVVGVPTIAAMREAGATCLCIEAGRTLLFDREAMVTAADAAGVAVLGAAIVTKL comes from the coding sequence ATGTCGCCTAGCCTCGGTCTCATCGCCGGTAACGGGCGCTTCCCGTTTCTGCTGCTGGACGCGGCGCGGGCGCATGGGTTGCGCGTTGTCGTCGCCGCGATCAAGGAAGAGACCGATCCAGAGATGGATGCGCGCGCTGCCGCCGATCCGGAGCACATTCGCGTGCACTGGCTTTCGCTTGGCGAGCTCTCCAAACTCATCGAGACTTTTCAGCGCGAGGACGTGACGCGGGCCGTGATGGCCGGGCAGGTGAAGCACAAGCAGATTTTTTCGAGCATACGGCCGGACTGGCGGCTCGCGAAGCTGCTGCTGAACCTGCGCACTCGCAATACCGACATGCTGCTGGGCGCGATAGCCAGGGTGCTCGAAGACGAGGGCATCACGCTGATCTCCTCGACGGCTTATCTTGAGCCGATGCTCGCACCCGCAGGCGTGCTGACGCAGCGCGCGCCCGACGAGACCGAGCGCGCCGATATCGAGTATGGCCTGCGCGTGGCGCGCGGTGTCGCGGGGTTCGATCTCGGGCAGACGGTCGTCGTTGCCGCCGGAGCCTGCGTCGCCGTAGAGGCCATGGAGGGTACCGACGCCACCATCGCGCGCGCCGGGGCGCTCTTTCGCACGCTGGAGGACGCCGGAGACACCACGCTCGCCCGCAGGCTGACCGTGGTGAAGGTCGCCAAGCCCAACCAGGACATGCGCTTCGACGTGCCGGTCGTCGGTGTGCCCACGATCGCGGCCATGCGCGAGGCCGGCGCCACCTGCCTGTGCATTGAGGCCGGACGCACGCTGCTCTTCGACCGCGAGGCGATGGTCACCGCCGCCGATGCTGCCGGAGTTGCGGTGCTTGGCGCAGCGATTGTCACCAAATTGTAA
- a CDS encoding peroxiredoxin: protein MTRTRAIAMGMAGTLAGALALSLPMAAAAPAPEMAAIGAKAPNFSLPSQEDKLVSLKDYKGKWVVLYFYPKDMTTGCTIEAHNFQRDLPKYDAANAVVLGVSFDTVESHKTFCTKDSLTFKLLADPDHKAIDAYGVPFKGMGDNHYAQRTTFLISPKGKIVKEWDVKDIQDHSAEVLAAIDSMK from the coding sequence ATGACTCGTACTCGCGCAATTGCAATGGGCATGGCTGGCACGCTGGCGGGCGCGCTGGCGCTCTCGCTTCCAATGGCCGCCGCAGCTCCCGCGCCGGAGATGGCCGCCATCGGCGCGAAGGCACCGAACTTTTCGCTGCCCTCGCAGGAGGACAAGCTCGTCAGCCTGAAGGACTACAAGGGCAAGTGGGTCGTGCTCTACTTCTATCCCAAGGACATGACCACAGGCTGCACCATCGAGGCCCACAACTTCCAGCGCGACCTGCCGAAGTATGACGCGGCCAACGCGGTGGTGCTCGGTGTCTCGTTCGACACGGTTGAGAGCCACAAGACGTTCTGCACGAAGGACTCGCTGACGTTCAAGCTGCTGGCCGATCCGGACCACAAGGCGATCGACGCCTATGGCGTGCCCTTCAAGGGCATGGGCGACAACCACTATGCGCAGCGCACCACCTTCCTCATCTCGCCCAAAGGCAAGATCGTGAAAGAGTGGGACGTGAAGGACATCCAGGACCACAGCGCCGAGGTGCTGGCCGCCATCGACTCGATGAAGTAG
- a CDS encoding lytic transglycosylase domain-containing protein, protein MSRRENTSLFHRGGPGLGLAALVLVAAAATPRAQAKTFLGGTPQSVSQTVQDAAQQQAAADYAQKVQDLINKTEASYHAGVDDYNANKLDAARMDFDSAVDGMLSSGMDLKNDPQLADEFDQLLSRINSLELVALKQGNGFSPKVEEAPVDAANDVTFAPDAALVSRVTAELKTTTSDLPLVNNEYVSGWIDAFANKPTLHAHLVHSLERAGKYKAMIQKILADNGVPQDLIYQAITESGFQPQVLNRRSGAGGMWQFMPFGNYGLARNGYFDERFDPVKSTIAYAKYMKYLYSQFGDWYLAMAAYDWGPGRVQHVVARTGYADYWELYRRADLPAETKAYIPSVIAAVIMAHNPQQYGLTDVTPDPAVTFDTVTTDYAIDLRLVADLTGSTVADIVALNPALLRLSTPNDIPYDLHIPSGTLQEYKDRLQNIPEEHRASWRFHVVKAGETLDQIADTMHSHASEIAEFNELKPAQPIEEGDELVVPVAASPTFRGSQRYTLRRNDTLVTVADRFGVTVEQLREWNHLKSSRVAPGHSLYVSEPIRLAPTSRAARGRHSRRSSHTSVHSGSSKDHTSAKRSGAAKRSSGKKRAR, encoded by the coding sequence ATGTCGAGACGCGAAAACACCTCCCTATTTCATCGCGGCGGGCCTGGATTGGGTCTGGCGGCGCTTGTATTGGTTGCTGCGGCAGCCACTCCGCGCGCGCAGGCCAAGACGTTTCTCGGCGGCACGCCGCAGAGCGTGTCGCAGACTGTGCAGGACGCCGCGCAGCAGCAGGCCGCAGCGGATTACGCGCAGAAGGTGCAGGACCTCATCAACAAGACTGAGGCCAGTTATCACGCTGGTGTGGACGACTACAACGCGAACAAGCTCGACGCCGCGCGCATGGACTTCGACTCCGCCGTGGACGGCATGCTCTCCAGCGGCATGGACCTGAAAAACGATCCGCAGCTGGCCGATGAGTTCGATCAACTGCTCTCGCGGATCAACTCGCTGGAGCTGGTGGCGCTCAAGCAGGGCAACGGCTTCTCGCCCAAGGTGGAAGAGGCGCCGGTCGATGCCGCCAACGACGTCACCTTCGCGCCCGATGCCGCGCTGGTCAGCAGGGTCACCGCCGAGCTGAAGACGACCACCTCCGACCTGCCCCTGGTGAACAACGAGTATGTGAGCGGCTGGATCGACGCCTTCGCTAACAAGCCGACCCTGCATGCGCACCTTGTCCACTCGCTGGAGCGCGCCGGCAAGTACAAGGCGATGATCCAGAAGATCCTCGCCGACAACGGTGTGCCGCAGGACCTCATCTACCAGGCCATTACGGAGTCCGGCTTTCAGCCACAGGTGCTCAATCGCCGCTCCGGCGCGGGTGGTATGTGGCAGTTCATGCCGTTCGGCAACTATGGCCTGGCGCGCAATGGCTACTTCGATGAGCGCTTCGACCCGGTCAAGTCCACGATCGCCTACGCGAAGTACATGAAGTATCTCTACTCGCAGTTCGGCGACTGGTACCTGGCGATGGCGGCTTATGACTGGGGTCCGGGCCGTGTGCAGCACGTAGTGGCCCGCACCGGGTACGCCGACTACTGGGAGCTGTATCGCCGCGCCGACCTGCCGGCTGAGACCAAGGCCTACATCCCCAGCGTGATCGCCGCCGTCATCATGGCGCACAACCCGCAGCAATACGGACTCACCGATGTGACGCCGGACCCGGCCGTCACCTTCGATACGGTCACGACTGACTACGCGATCGACCTGAGGCTGGTGGCGGACCTTACCGGTTCGACCGTGGCCGACATCGTGGCGCTGAACCCGGCGCTGCTGCGGCTCTCCACGCCGAACGATATTCCGTATGACCTGCATATCCCTTCCGGCACACTGCAGGAGTACAAGGACCGGTTGCAGAACATCCCGGAGGAGCACCGCGCGAGCTGGCGGTTCCATGTGGTGAAGGCCGGCGAGACGCTGGACCAGATCGCGGACACGATGCACTCGCACGCCAGCGAGATCGCGGAGTTCAACGAACTGAAGCCAGCCCAGCCAATTGAAGAAGGCGACGAGCTGGTGGTGCCGGTGGCGGCCAGCCCGACATTCCGCGGATCGCAACGCTACACGCTGCGCCGCAACGATACGCTGGTCACGGTCGCGGACCGCTTCGGCGTAACGGTGGAGCAGCTGCGCGAGTGGAACCACCTTAAGTCCAGCCGCGTTGCGCCGGGGCATTCGCTGTATGTATCCGAGCCGATCCGGCTGGCGCCCACCAGCCGCGCGGCCCGTGGAAGACATAGCCGTAGAAGCTCGCACACCAGCGTGCATAGCGGCTCGTCGAAGGATCACACAAGCGCGAAACGCAGTGGTGCAGCGAAGCGATCGAGCGGGAAGAAGCGTGCGCGTTGA
- the lepA gene encoding translation elongation factor 4: protein MDPKYIRNFAIIAHIDHGKSTLSDRLLELTGSLTQREMQAQVLDAMDLERERGITIKAHTVRMMYTASDGHLYQLNLIDTPGHVDFSYEVSRSLASCEGALLVVDASQGVEAQTLANAYLAIAGGLEILPVINKIDLPSADIERTKAMIEKSVGLPADDAVCVSAKTGLNVADILEAVVMLLPPPKGDAEAPLQALIFDSWFDAYRGVIVLARIINGRLRKGDKIKIMSNGRQFDVESMGVMTPKPVALEELSAGEVGFFVATIKNVADTKVGDTITHVDRPCAEPLPGFEDIKSMVFAGLYTVDSHEHGMLRDALEKLRLNDASFNFEPESSVALGFGFRCGFLGLLHLEIIQERLEREYGLDLIITAPGVQYKITLTDGSVVTVDNPSRWPDPSEIEQIEEPFILAKILTNEEYVGGILKLVEDKRGRQQNIEYVSETRVMLTYELPLNEIVLDFYDKLKSVSRGYASLDYHLAGSWISPMVKMDILIGGDPVDALSVIVHRDSAYDRGKALVEKMRELIPRQMFEVAIQAAIGSKIIARSTVTAIRKNVIAKCYGGDISRKRKLLDKQKEGKKRMKRIGKVDIPQEAFLAVLKVGEE, encoded by the coding sequence ATGGACCCCAAGTACATACGCAACTTCGCGATCATCGCGCACATCGACCACGGCAAATCGACGCTCTCCGACCGCCTGCTGGAGCTGACCGGCTCGCTGACCCAGCGCGAGATGCAGGCCCAGGTGCTGGACGCCATGGACCTCGAGCGCGAGCGCGGTATCACGATCAAGGCCCACACCGTCCGCATGATGTACACAGCCAGCGACGGCCATCTCTATCAGCTCAACCTCATCGACACGCCCGGCCACGTGGACTTCAGCTATGAGGTCTCGCGCTCGCTCGCTTCGTGCGAGGGCGCGCTGCTGGTCGTCGATGCGTCGCAGGGCGTCGAGGCGCAGACGCTCGCCAACGCCTACCTCGCCATCGCGGGCGGGCTGGAAATTCTGCCAGTCATCAATAAGATCGACCTGCCCAGCGCCGACATCGAGCGTACCAAGGCGATGATTGAAAAGTCCGTCGGGCTGCCTGCCGACGACGCCGTCTGCGTGAGCGCCAAGACCGGCCTCAACGTCGCCGACATCCTCGAAGCGGTCGTGATGCTGCTGCCGCCACCCAAGGGCGATGCCGAAGCGCCGCTGCAGGCGCTCATCTTTGATTCCTGGTTCGACGCGTACCGCGGCGTCATCGTGCTCGCCCGCATCATCAACGGCCGTCTGCGCAAGGGCGACAAGATCAAGATCATGTCCAACGGCCGCCAGTTCGACGTAGAGAGCATGGGCGTGATGACTCCCAAGCCCGTGGCGCTCGAAGAGCTGAGCGCGGGCGAGGTCGGCTTCTTCGTCGCGACCATCAAGAACGTCGCGGACACCAAGGTCGGCGACACCATTACCCACGTCGACCGCCCCTGCGCCGAGCCGCTGCCTGGCTTTGAAGACATCAAGAGCATGGTCTTTGCCGGTCTCTACACCGTGGACTCGCACGAGCACGGCATGCTGCGCGACGCGCTCGAAAAGCTGCGCCTGAACGACGCCAGCTTCAACTTCGAGCCCGAGTCCTCGGTCGCGCTCGGCTTCGGCTTCCGCTGCGGCTTCCTCGGCCTGCTGCACCTCGAAATCATCCAGGAGCGGCTGGAGCGCGAGTACGGCCTCGACCTCATCATCACCGCGCCCGGCGTGCAGTACAAGATCACCCTAACCGACGGCAGCGTCGTCACGGTCGACAACCCATCTCGCTGGCCCGACCCCAGCGAGATCGAACAGATCGAAGAGCCTTTCATCCTCGCCAAGATCCTCACCAACGAGGAGTACGTCGGCGGCATTCTCAAGCTCGTCGAAGACAAGCGTGGCCGCCAGCAGAACATCGAGTACGTCTCCGAGACGCGCGTGATGCTGACCTATGAGCTGCCGTTGAATGAGATCGTCCTCGACTTCTACGACAAGCTGAAGTCGGTCTCGCGCGGCTATGCCTCGCTGGACTACCACCTCGCCGGCTCGTGGATCTCGCCCATGGTGAAGATGGACATCCTCATCGGCGGCGACCCCGTCGATGCGCTGTCAGTCATCGTGCACCGCGACTCCGCCTACGACCGCGGCAAGGCGCTGGTCGAAAAGATGCGCGAGCTGATCCCGCGGCAGATGTTCGAGGTCGCCATCCAGGCCGCCATCGGCTCGAAGATCATCGCGCGCTCCACGGTCACGGCCATCCGCAAAAACGTTATCGCCAAGTGCTACGGCGGTGACATCAGCCGCAAGCGCAAGCTGCTCGACAAGCA